CGACTGGCTGTGTCTGCCCCGTTTTGACTCCCAGGCCGTATTCACCTCCCTGCTGGGAACCGAGGAACACGGTCACTGGCTCATCGACCTCCCCGGTGGCGCAGTGGTCAGCCGTCGTTACCAGGGAAATACCTTCGTCCTGGAGACCACCTGGCGCACCGACACCGGGACGGCCGTGGTCACCGAGTTCATGCCCATCGTCGAGGAGGAGGGACTGCTGGACTGCACCGACCTCATGCGCATGGTGGTGTGCACTGAAGGGCAGGTCGACGTCCGCTCGGTCCTCCGGCTGCGTTTCGACTACGGCCAGGCCACCCCGTTCTTCCGCTACTCCGTCCTCGACGAGGAACACAACCTCGGTGAGGTGCGCGCCGTCGCCGGCCCCGATTCCGTCCACGTCCGTGGTCCCCAGATGGGTTTCGACGACGACTCCGGCGCCCACATCGGCGAGTACACCCTGTCCCAGGGTCAGTCCCTCGAGTGGGTGCTCACCTGGCATCCGTCCTACCGCGACATCAACCCGTGGCCCGACTACTCCTTTGCCCTGCAGCACACCCAGAACTTCTGGGAGAACTGGGCCGCCGACTGCGACTTCTCCGGTGAGTACGAAGAGGAGGTCATCCGCTCCCTGCTGGTCCTCCGGGCATTGACCGACTCCCTCACCGGCGGCATCGTCGCCGCCCCCACCACCTCCCTGCCCGAGGAGTTCGGTGGCTCCCGCAACTGGGACTACCGCTACGTGTGGCTCCGCGACTCCGCACTCACCATCGAGGCCCTCGTTGAATCCGGTTTCTCCGACCGGGCGGACGAGTGGCGCAACTGGCTCCTGCGCGCCATCGCCGGCGACTCCTCCGAACTGCGCATCATGTACGGCATTCGCGGCGAACGCCACCTCCCCGAATTCGAACTCGAGCACCTGCCCGGCTACGAGAACTCCGGGCCGGTACGCATCGGCAACGGCGCCTCCGAGCAGTACCAGGCCGACGTTGTCGGCGAAGTAATGATCGCGCTGGAAACCCTCCGCGAGGCCGGCGTCCACGAAGACGAGTTCTCCTGGGACATGCAGAAGTCCATCCTCGAGTTCCAGGAAGCCCAGTTCCACGTCCCCGACCACGGTATCTGGGAGATGCGCTCCGAACCACAGCACTTCACCCACGGCCGCGCCATGATGTGGGCGGCCTTCGACCGCGGCGTCAAGGCCGTGGAACAGCACGGGTTCGACGGACCCGTCGACCGCTGGCGTGAACTCCGGGCCACGCTCCGGGACGAGATCATGTCCCAGGGATGGAACGACGAACTCCAGTCCTTCACCCAGACCTACGGCGGTGAGGACGTCGACGCCTCCCTGCTGCAGCTCGCCCAGATCGGTTTCATCGAATACAGCGACCCCAAGATGCTCTCCACCGTCTCCCGCATCGAGGACACCCTCGTCGATGACGCCGGATTCCTTCACCGCTACCCCACCGGCACCGGGTCGGATGGCCTCGAAGGCTCCGAGTACCCCTTCCTCCTCTGCTCCTTCTGGCTCATCGAACAGTACGCCCACTCCGACCGACTGGACGACGCCCGCGAGAAGATGGACCGCGTCCTCGCCGTCTCCTCCGACCTCGGCCTGCTCTCCGAGGAATACTCCACCGAGCACCACCGCTTGGCCGGTAATTACCCGCAGGCGTTCTCCCACCTGGGCCTCGTCCGCGCCGCCGCAGCCATCAACCACCCGAACCGTCCCGTCAACCCCGGGGTGTCCAGGTAGGCTGGTTCCCGTTGTTCCGTCCACCGCATCTCAAGGAGTTAAACCCCTCATGATCCAGTTCGTCATCGGAGCCGCAGCAGGCTACGTCCTCGGCACCAAGGCAGGCCGCCGACGATTCGAGCAGATCAAGAAGGGCTACACCGCCGCCGTCAACTCCCCGGTGACTAAGTCCGCCGTCAGCGCCACCCGCAAGGCCGTGGCCAATAAGCTCGACCCGCAGCCCCGCATGCGTGAGGTCAAGAACGTTCGCCAGGCCGACGGTTCACAGGTGCTGGAGCCGGATCAGGACTAGCTGGTACCCAGGCGGTCGTACATCGCCTGGTAACGCTCACTGTTCCCTCGCCACCCGCGCTGCCTCGTCCATTCGGGTCCTTTCTGGCGGGCATTCTTCGTCTTCTCGATTGCCGAGGCGATTGCCTGGGCATCCCCCGCGGGAACATAGGTGGCGCGCTCCCCCGTCACCTCGCGGAGTGCTGGCAGGTCGCTGGCCACGACCGGCACATCAAGTGCCATCGCAGACAGTGGCTTGATCGGCGTGACCGTCCGGGTGACTTTCGTGTCCCGACGGGGCAACGCGAACACGTCTAGCGCGGCATACCAGCGCCAGATGCCGGCACTCGGCTGCCGACCGGCAAAGATGACGCGCTCATCCAGGCCAAGCGTCTTCGCCAACGCTTCCAGTTCCGGTCGTGCGGCACCATCTCCGACGATGAGCACCACATAGTCCTCCGGTAAATACTCCAGGGAGCGGATGAGGGTGTCGAGGCCTTCGTAGTCGACAACCGCGGTCACTGAGCCCACGTACTTCTTTGTCTCATCAAGACCCAGTTCTCGCCGGATCTCCGTCCGGTCATACTCTCTGCCTATCTCTGACTCGTCGACGGCATTGGGGACAACAGTGATCTTGTCCTCCGGCACTCCCCGCTCGATCAGCTGCTGCTTGGACACCTCACTCAATGCCACGACGGCGTTGGCTGCCTTCATACATGCGGTCTCCTTGGCTCGCGCCAGCCGGTAGAACTCTGAAGACTCAGCCGCAGCCTGTTCTTCCGCTGGCTTGCGGGACAGCCACGTCGACTCGAGTTCACCACGAACCTCGTAGACCCAGGGAATGTTGAGCTGCTTAGCTGCCTCGGCCACCACAATGGCGTTGGTGTAGTCCGTGGTGGTGTGCAGGATCGTCGCGCGGAAGTCCCGGGCCTCCTGGACGAGCATTTTTACCGCCAGTTCGGTGCGCTCATGCAACCCTGCCGGATAGAACCACGGCAGGAGGCGGCGGTAAGTGATGCCGTCGACCTTCTGCTCCGGTGAGATGGGCAGCTTGCCCACCAGGACCGGGTAGCCCAGGCGGGTAACGGCACGAACCGTGATCCCCTGCTCCTGCTGGCAGGTGAGCACATGCTGGGAGCGGACGGTGTAGCCGGAGTTGGTGAACGGCTCACTGTTGGTGAGGACATGGAGGACCCGGAGCTCGCCTGAGCGGTTCGGGTCCGTCACCGAGGGGACCGGGGACGTGAGCTGCTCGAGGCGTTCTCTGGTGCGCTGAGCCAGGTGGCGGTCGCTGGCGCTCGCGCGCTTCCCCTGTTCCACGGTGAGGTGGATGCCGCGGGTGAGATGGCCGGCGTCGATAAGCGAACGGACCTGCGTGTTCTGCCCCGTCGCAAGGGCGCGCAGTGGTGCGGTGGGGATGCGGGAGACCGGGCCGCCGGCGAGGCGGATGCGTTCGGCGAGTTTGCCGGCGAAGCCGCGCGGATCGCTGGCGACGAGGTTGACCGTCGCGGACGTGAGGAGGGTGCCAAGGCGCAGGAGAAACAGCGGATTGATCACTGCGTGGCCTTGTCGATGAGGCGGAGCAGGCGCTCAGGGGCGGTGGTGCTGCGCTCGTCCTCGACCCAGGTGGCGCCGTCGCCGTTGATGGCCAGGCGCTGGCGGTGGCAGGCGAGGTGGACCCAGAGATCGGCAAGCTGCTGCGGATTCTCCGGGGTGACGATGTCACCCGCACCGCGGTCGCGGATGATGTCGGCGGCCTCACCGCTGACCACGCCGGAGATGTGGACACGGGCGGCCATGAGCTCATAAGTCTTCGACGGCACGGCCCGGTCGAGCGCCTCCCAGTCGGTGAGATGCACCAGGGCGGTGTCGGCCCAGTCGTAGAAGGGGGCGAGATCCTCAGCGGGCTGGCGGCTCTCGAAGCTCACCTCGACCGCGCGGTGCTCGGCGGTCTCGGTGAGGGCATCGCGGGTGACACCCGCGCCGACGAAACGCAGCTCGATGTCCACGCCCTGCGCGCGGGCCAGTTCCGCCGCCTTGATGGCGTTCTCCAGGTTCTGGGCGCGGCCGAACGTGCCGGCGTAGAGGACGTTGAGGCGCTCCCCCTCCGGGCGGGGGCCCTCGTCCTTGACGTAGCAGGTCTCCGGAGGGAACACGTTGCGGATGGTCTCGATCGGCGGGGTGTGGCCGTCGGTCATGATCTCCGGGCGAGCGGCCAGATCCTGGGCCAGCTTGCTGGAGGTGACCGAGATGCCGGCGGCGTTCTTCAAGGCACCGTTGACCACGGTGCGGGTGAGTGCGCTGATGAGCTGCATCGGCCCCCTGGACAGGACACGTTCACGGAGGGACTTGCGCCCCGTACCCTTGTTCCAGTTGCTGAATTCCTCGAGCAGGTCGGGCCAGGCGTCACGAAGATCGATGATGTACGGAGCCTTGAACCGGGCCGCGGCGAAACGGGTGGCGAACGCCGTGGGCAGGGCCGGGACGGTGCCGATCACGAGGTCCGGCTGGTACCCGCAGAGTTTGCCCGGGCGCTTGAGCACCACCCAGATCGCACCGAGCGCGACCGTGGCCTGGTTGAGGGCGCGCAGCGTGAGCGAGGAGCCGGCCGGGAGGAAACCCGAGCGGACGATGTGCTCACCGGCGGGGCCGGTGTTGTTCTCCACTGCCGAGGAGAACTTGCGCTCCTGCAGCCAGGTGCGCACACCCATCTTGCGCTGGTAGTGCGGGGGCGGGGCGATGACGGTGACGTCATGGCCGGCGTCGACAAGAATCTTGGCCAACCAGGTCCAGCGGCGCTGTGGGACACCGTTCTCAGGATGCCAATACTGAGAGAGGACAAGGATCTTCATAACTAGAAATCATCCCCTCCACGGACCCTTGGCAGCTTATTCCATACTTACTGTACTGAGTCGGGCGCAGAGTTCAGACCATTACTCCGGAACTCGCCCCCGGAAGGCGCGATCATTGAGCTCCCGGCGCGCCTGTTCGAGCGCCACGAGGTCCGCGAACAGGGTGTTGTAGGTCTGCTCATCATCTGAGGGTCGCATCCGCTGCAACTGCCCCTTGAGCTGGGCGATCTGGTTACCCACCTCCGCCTCCTGCAGGCGGGAGAGCACCGAATCGGTGTAGTCCGGCAGGCCCTTCGCCTCGACCGGGACGTCCTCCACGGCGAGCTCGGAGACGAGGTTACGACCCCCCAGATCGGTCATCTCCCCGGCAACGGTGGCGATCCAGTCCACACCCGTATGGGCGGTGGTCGTCCCGCCGCGGGTGGCCATGGCGTCCTTGATCATCCGGTAGGCGGGATGGGTGAACGCGTCCGCGCTGATGCCATCGAAGTAGGAGCCGGCGAGCTCCGGGTACTGCAGCGCCAGCTTGAGCGACTCACGCTCCGGCCACAGGCGCGGATCACGCGGCTCCGGCATGGGGACCGCCGGGGTCTGCTGGACCGGGGCGGACTGATCGGAGTCGAAGCGGGTGGCACGGCGCTGCTTCGGCTCCGCCTTGGGCTTACGCGCCTCCGCACGGACCTGCTGCAGCACCTCATCGGTGTTGGCCCAGCCGACCCAGCCGGCGAGCTGACGGGCGTACTCCGCCTGCAGGACCGGATCCTTGATGCCGGCGACGACGGGGACGGTGCGTCGCAAAGCCTGCAGTCGCCCCTCCACCGTGTCGAGATTGTGCTCCCGCAGCATCGCCTCGATGACGAACTGGAACATCGGCATCCGGTCCGCGACCAGATCCCGCACCGCCGCCTCACCCTTCTCCAGGCGGAGATCACACGGATCCATGCCCTCCGGCGCGACAGCCACAAACGACTGGCCGGTGAATTTCTGATCCCCCTCGAACGCCCGCATCGCCGCCTTCTGGCCGGCCTCATCACCGTCGAAGGTGTAGATCAGCTCGCCGCGGAAGTAATTGTCATCGAGCATGAGGCGACGCAGGATCTGCAGGTGCTCCGCACCGAACGCCGTGCCACAGGCAGCGACAGCCGTGGTCACCCCCGCCGCGTACATCGCCATGACATCCGTGTAGCCCTCCACCACCACCGCCTGATGCGACGCCGCGATATTCTTCTTCGCCAGATCCAGACCGAACAGCACCTTGGACTTGTGATAGAGCATCGTGTCCGGGGTGTTCATGTACTTGCCCAACTTGTCATCGTCGAACAACTTGCGCGCACCGAAACCGATGACATTCCCCGACAAGTCCTTGATCGGCCACAACAGACGACGATGGAAACGATCGATCGGGCCACGACGCCCCATCGTGGACAGCCCCGCAGCCTCCAGCTCCTTGAACTCAAAACCCTTCCGCAGCAGATGCTTCGTCATCGTGTCCCAGCCCTCCGGCGCATACCCGCACTCGAAGGTGTAGATGTGCTCCTGCGAGAACCCCCGGTCCAGCAGGAACTCACGTGCCGTCTGCGCCTGCGGAGTCTCCAACTGCTCCCGGTAGAACAGATGCGCCGCCTTGTTCGCGTCAATCAACCGCTTACGGGTCCCCGGCTCCTCCCGGCGCGCACC
Above is a window of Corynebacterium suedekumii DNA encoding:
- a CDS encoding glycoside hydrolase family 15 protein, translating into MTSTPIEKYALLSDTRTGALVSEGGSIDWLCLPRFDSQAVFTSLLGTEEHGHWLIDLPGGAVVSRRYQGNTFVLETTWRTDTGTAVVTEFMPIVEEEGLLDCTDLMRMVVCTEGQVDVRSVLRLRFDYGQATPFFRYSVLDEEHNLGEVRAVAGPDSVHVRGPQMGFDDDSGAHIGEYTLSQGQSLEWVLTWHPSYRDINPWPDYSFALQHTQNFWENWAADCDFSGEYEEEVIRSLLVLRALTDSLTGGIVAAPTTSLPEEFGGSRNWDYRYVWLRDSALTIEALVESGFSDRADEWRNWLLRAIAGDSSELRIMYGIRGERHLPEFELEHLPGYENSGPVRIGNGASEQYQADVVGEVMIALETLREAGVHEDEFSWDMQKSILEFQEAQFHVPDHGIWEMRSEPQHFTHGRAMMWAAFDRGVKAVEQHGFDGPVDRWRELRATLRDEIMSQGWNDELQSFTQTYGGEDVDASLLQLAQIGFIEYSDPKMLSTVSRIEDTLVDDAGFLHRYPTGTGSDGLEGSEYPFLLCSFWLIEQYAHSDRLDDAREKMDRVLAVSSDLGLLSEEYSTEHHRLAGNYPQAFSHLGLVRAAAAINHPNRPVNPGVSR
- a CDS encoding glycosyltransferase, producing the protein MINPLFLLRLGTLLTSATVNLVASDPRGFAGKLAERIRLAGGPVSRIPTAPLRALATGQNTQVRSLIDAGHLTRGIHLTVEQGKRASASDRHLAQRTRERLEQLTSPVPSVTDPNRSGELRVLHVLTNSEPFTNSGYTVRSQHVLTCQQEQGITVRAVTRLGYPVLVGKLPISPEQKVDGITYRRLLPWFYPAGLHERTELAVKMLVQEARDFRATILHTTTDYTNAIVVAEAAKQLNIPWVYEVRGELESTWLSRKPAEEQAAAESSEFYRLARAKETACMKAANAVVALSEVSKQQLIERGVPEDKITVVPNAVDESEIGREYDRTEIRRELGLDETKKYVGSVTAVVDYEGLDTLIRSLEYLPEDYVVLIVGDGAARPELEALAKTLGLDERVIFAGRQPSAGIWRWYAALDVFALPRRDTKVTRTVTPIKPLSAMALDVPVVASDLPALREVTGERATYVPAGDAQAIASAIEKTKNARQKGPEWTRQRGWRGNSERYQAMYDRLGTS
- a CDS encoding glycosyltransferase family 4 protein, with the translated sequence MAKILVDAGHDVTVIAPPPHYQRKMGVRTWLQERKFSSAVENNTGPAGEHIVRSGFLPAGSSLTLRALNQATVALGAIWVVLKRPGKLCGYQPDLVIGTVPALPTAFATRFAAARFKAPYIIDLRDAWPDLLEEFSNWNKGTGRKSLRERVLSRGPMQLISALTRTVVNGALKNAAGISVTSSKLAQDLAARPEIMTDGHTPPIETIRNVFPPETCYVKDEGPRPEGERLNVLYAGTFGRAQNLENAIKAAELARAQGVDIELRFVGAGVTRDALTETAEHRAVEVSFESRQPAEDLAPFYDWADTALVHLTDWEALDRAVPSKTYELMAARVHISGVVSGEAADIIRDRGAGDIVTPENPQQLADLWVHLACHRQRLAINGDGATWVEDERSTTAPERLLRLIDKATQ
- the dnaG gene encoding DNA primase, which codes for MAKGRIPESDIQAIRERAAIEEIVGEYVQLKPGGADSLKGLSPFKDEKTPSFHVRPNRGYFHCFSTGKGGDVFTFLMEMEHISFPEAVEQVAQEIGYTINYQGGSTGARREEPGTRKRLIDANKAAHLFYREQLETPQAQTAREFLLDRGFSQEHIYTFECGYAPEGWDTMTKHLLRKGFEFKELEAAGLSTMGRRGPIDRFHRRLLWPIKDLSGNVIGFGARKLFDDDKLGKYMNTPDTMLYHKSKVLFGLDLAKKNIAASHQAVVVEGYTDVMAMYAAGVTTAVAACGTAFGAEHLQILRRLMLDDNYFRGELIYTFDGDEAGQKAAMRAFEGDQKFTGQSFVAVAPEGMDPCDLRLEKGEAAVRDLVADRMPMFQFVIEAMLREHNLDTVEGRLQALRRTVPVVAGIKDPVLQAEYARQLAGWVGWANTDEVLQQVRAEARKPKAEPKQRRATRFDSDQSAPVQQTPAVPMPEPRDPRLWPERESLKLALQYPELAGSYFDGISADAFTHPAYRMIKDAMATRGGTTTAHTGVDWIATVAGEMTDLGGRNLVSELAVEDVPVEAKGLPDYTDSVLSRLQEAEVGNQIAQLKGQLQRMRPSDDEQTYNTLFADLVALEQARRELNDRAFRGRVPE